A single Nycticebus coucang isolate mNycCou1 chromosome 16, mNycCou1.pri, whole genome shotgun sequence DNA region contains:
- the ECE2 gene encoding endothelin-converting enzyme 2 isoform X1, whose protein sequence is MNVALQELSSRGNQMMEYKQATLRDEDAPETPVEGGASPDAVEVGKGVPPFSPGPHPGLKPGIPRSSGLFWRLACPHLRSVSGFCARTLVGFQKGTRQLSRSHTQLELVLAGVSLLLAALLLGCFVALGIQYRRDPSHSTCLTEVCVRVAGKILESLDRGVSPCEDFYQFSCGGWIRRNPLPDGRSRWNTFNNLWDQNQAILKHLLENATFNSSSEAEQKTQRFYLSCLQVERIEELGAQPLRDLINKIGGWNITGPWDQDNFMEVLKAVAGTYRATPFFTVYISADSKSSNSNVIQVDQSGLFLPSRDYYLNRTANEKVLTAYLDYMEELGMLLGGRPASTREQMQQVLELEIQLANITVPQDQRRDEEKIYHKMSISELQALAPFMDWLEFLSFLLSPLELGDSEPVVVYGTDYLQQVSELINHTEPSVLNNYLIWNLVQKTTSSLDRRFESAQEKLLETLYGTKKSCMPRWQTCISNTDDALGFALGSLFVKATFDGQSKEIAEGMISEIRTAFEEALGQLVWMDEKTRQAAKEKADAIYDMIGFPDFILEPKELDDVYDGYEVSEDSFFQNMLNLYNFSAKVMADQLRKPPSRDQWSMTPQTVNAYYLPTKNEIVFPAGILQAPFYAHNHPKALNFGGIGVVMGHELTHAFDDQGREYDKEGNLRPWWQNESLAAFRNHTACMEEQYNQYQVNGERLNGRQTLGENIADNGGLKAAYNAYNGWLRKHGEEQRLPAVGLTNHQLFFVGFAQVWCSVRTPESSHEGLVTDPHSPARFRVLGTLSNSRDFLQHFGCPVGSPMNPGQLCEVW, encoded by the exons ATGAACGTCGCGCTGCAGGAGCTGAGCAGCCGCGGCAAC CAGATGATGGAGTACAAACAGGCCACGCTGAGGGATGAAGACGCACCCGAGACCCCCGTAGAGGGCGGGGCCTCCCCGGACGCCGTGGAGGTGGGCAAAGGGGTTCCCCCTTTCTCACCAGGCCCCCACCCTGGCCTGAAGCCTGGCATCCCCAGGAGCTCTGGGCTGTTCTGGAGGCTTGCCTGCCCCCACCTCCGCTCCGTCTCTGGCTTCTGCGCTAGGACTTTG GTAGGATTCCAGAAGGGGACAAGACAACTCTCACGCTCACACACACAGTTGGAGCTGGTCTTGGCAGGTGTCTCGCTACTGCTAGCCGCACTACTTCTGGGCTGCTTTGTGGCCCTGGGGATCCAGTACCGCAGAG ACCCATCCCACAGCACCTGCCTCACGGAGGTCTGTGTTCGAGTGGCTGGAAAAATCCTGGAGTCCCTGGACCGAGGGGTGAGCCCCTGTGAGGACTTTTACCAGTTCTCCTGTGGAGGCTGGATTAGGAGGAATCCCCTCCCGGATGGACGTTCTCGCTGGAACACCTTTAACAATCTCTGGGACCAGAACCAGGCCATACTGAAGCACCTGCTTG AAAACGCCACTTTCAACTCCAGCAGTGAAGCTGAGCAGAAGACTCAGCGCTTCTACCTGTCTTGCCTACAGGTAGAGCGCATTGAGGAACTGGGTGCCCAGCCACTGCGAGACCTCATTAACAAG ATCGGTGGTTGGAACATCACAGGGCCCTGGGACCAGGACAACTTCATGGAGGTGCTGAAAGCAGTAGCAGGGACCTACAGGGCCACCCCATTCTTCACCGTCTACATTAGTGCTGACTCTAAGAGTTCCAACAGCAATGTTATCCAG GTGGACCAGTCTGGGCTTTTTCTGCCCTCTCGAGATTACTACTTAAACAGAACTGCCAATGAGAAA GTGCTTACTGCCTACCTGGACTACATGGAGGAGCTGGGCATGTTGCTGGGTGGACGGCCAGCCTCCACACGGGAACAGATGCAGCAGGTGTTGGAGCTGGAGATACAACTGGCCAACATCACAGTGCCCCAGGACCAGCGACGTGATGAGGAGAAGATCTACCACAAGATGAGCATCTCGGAGCTGCAG GCTCTGGCGCCCTTCATGGACTGGCTTGAGTTCCTGTCTTTCTTGCTGTCACCGTTGGAGTTGGGTGACTCTGAGCCCGTGGTGGTGTATGGGACGGATTACTTGCAACAGGTGTCAGAGCTCATCAATCACACAGAACCAAG TGTTCTGAACAATTATCTGATCTGGAACCTGGTGCAGAAGACAACTTCCAGCCTGGACCGACGCTTTGAGTCTGCACAAGAGAAGCTGCTGGAAACCCTATATGGCACCAAGAAG TCCTGCATGCCGAGATGGCAGACCTGCATCTCCAACACAGATGATGCCCTTGGCTTCGCTTTGGGCTCCCTCTTTGTGAAGGCCACATTTGACGGGCAAAGCAAGGAAATT GCAGAGGGGATGATCAGTGAGATTCGGACTGCCTTTGAAGAGGCCCTGGGACAGCTAGTTTGGATGGATGAGAAGACCCGCCAGGCAGCCAAGGAGAAA GCAGATGCCATCTATGATATGATTGGTTTCCCAGACTTCATCCTGGAGCCCAAAGAGCTGGATGATGTTTATGATGGG TACGAAGTCTCTgaagattctttcttccaaaACATGTTGAATTTGTACAACTTCTCTGCTAAGGTGATGGCTGACCAGCTCCGCAAGCCTCCTAGCCGAGACCA gTGGAGCATGACCCCCCAGACAGTGAATGCCTACTACCTTCCAACTAAGAATGAAATCGTCTTCCCTGCTGGCATCCTGCAGGCCCCCTTCTATGCCCACAACCACCCAAA GGCCCTGAATTTTGGTGGCATTGGTGTGGTAATGGGCCACGAGTTGACACATGCCTTTGATGACCAAG GGCGAGAGTATGACAAGGAAGGGAACCTGCGGCCTTGGTGGCAGAATGAGTCACTAGCAGCCTTCCGGAACCACACAGCCTGCATGGAGGAGCAGTACAACCAGTACCAGGTCAATGGGGAGAGACTCAATGGCCGCCAGACACTGGGGGAGAACATCGCTGACAATGGAGGGCTTAAGGCTGCCTATAAT GCTTACAATGGATGGCTGAGAAAGCACGGGGAGGAGCAGCGGCTGCCGGCTGTGGGGCTCACCAACCACCAGCTCTTCTTTGTGGGATTTGCCCAG GTGTGGTGCTCAGTTCGCACACCAGAGAGCTCTCATGAGGGGCTGGTGACCGACCCCCACAGCCCTGCCCGCTTCCGCGTGCTGGGCACTCTTTCCAACTCCCGTGACTTCCTGCAGCACTTCGGCTGCCCTGTTGGCTCCCCCATGAACCCAGGGCAGCTGTGTGAGGTGTGGTAG
- the ECE2 gene encoding endothelin-converting enzyme 2 isoform X3 — translation MNVALQELSSRGNQMMEYKQATLRDEDAPETPVEGGASPDAVEVGFQKGTRQLSRSHTQLELVLAGVSLLLAALLLGCFVALGIQYRRDPSHSTCLTEVCVRVAGKILESLDRGVSPCEDFYQFSCGGWIRRNPLPDGRSRWNTFNNLWDQNQAILKHLLENATFNSSSEAEQKTQRFYLSCLQVERIEELGAQPLRDLINKIGGWNITGPWDQDNFMEVLKAVAGTYRATPFFTVYISADSKSSNSNVIQVDQSGLFLPSRDYYLNRTANEKVLTAYLDYMEELGMLLGGRPASTREQMQQVLELEIQLANITVPQDQRRDEEKIYHKMSISELQALAPFMDWLEFLSFLLSPLELGDSEPVVVYGTDYLQQVSELINHTEPSVLNNYLIWNLVQKTTSSLDRRFESAQEKLLETLYGTKKSCMPRWQTCISNTDDALGFALGSLFVKATFDGQSKEIAEGMISEIRTAFEEALGQLVWMDEKTRQAAKEKADAIYDMIGFPDFILEPKELDDVYDGYEVSEDSFFQNMLNLYNFSAKVMADQLRKPPSRDQWSMTPQTVNAYYLPTKNEIVFPAGILQAPFYAHNHPKALNFGGIGVVMGHELTHAFDDQGREYDKEGNLRPWWQNESLAAFRNHTACMEEQYNQYQVNGERLNGRQTLGENIADNGGLKAAYNAYNGWLRKHGEEQRLPAVGLTNHQLFFVGFAQVWCSVRTPESSHEGLVTDPHSPARFRVLGTLSNSRDFLQHFGCPVGSPMNPGQLCEVW, via the exons ATGAACGTCGCGCTGCAGGAGCTGAGCAGCCGCGGCAAC CAGATGATGGAGTACAAACAGGCCACGCTGAGGGATGAAGACGCACCCGAGACCCCCGTAGAGGGCGGGGCCTCCCCGGACGCCGTGGAG GTAGGATTCCAGAAGGGGACAAGACAACTCTCACGCTCACACACACAGTTGGAGCTGGTCTTGGCAGGTGTCTCGCTACTGCTAGCCGCACTACTTCTGGGCTGCTTTGTGGCCCTGGGGATCCAGTACCGCAGAG ACCCATCCCACAGCACCTGCCTCACGGAGGTCTGTGTTCGAGTGGCTGGAAAAATCCTGGAGTCCCTGGACCGAGGGGTGAGCCCCTGTGAGGACTTTTACCAGTTCTCCTGTGGAGGCTGGATTAGGAGGAATCCCCTCCCGGATGGACGTTCTCGCTGGAACACCTTTAACAATCTCTGGGACCAGAACCAGGCCATACTGAAGCACCTGCTTG AAAACGCCACTTTCAACTCCAGCAGTGAAGCTGAGCAGAAGACTCAGCGCTTCTACCTGTCTTGCCTACAGGTAGAGCGCATTGAGGAACTGGGTGCCCAGCCACTGCGAGACCTCATTAACAAG ATCGGTGGTTGGAACATCACAGGGCCCTGGGACCAGGACAACTTCATGGAGGTGCTGAAAGCAGTAGCAGGGACCTACAGGGCCACCCCATTCTTCACCGTCTACATTAGTGCTGACTCTAAGAGTTCCAACAGCAATGTTATCCAG GTGGACCAGTCTGGGCTTTTTCTGCCCTCTCGAGATTACTACTTAAACAGAACTGCCAATGAGAAA GTGCTTACTGCCTACCTGGACTACATGGAGGAGCTGGGCATGTTGCTGGGTGGACGGCCAGCCTCCACACGGGAACAGATGCAGCAGGTGTTGGAGCTGGAGATACAACTGGCCAACATCACAGTGCCCCAGGACCAGCGACGTGATGAGGAGAAGATCTACCACAAGATGAGCATCTCGGAGCTGCAG GCTCTGGCGCCCTTCATGGACTGGCTTGAGTTCCTGTCTTTCTTGCTGTCACCGTTGGAGTTGGGTGACTCTGAGCCCGTGGTGGTGTATGGGACGGATTACTTGCAACAGGTGTCAGAGCTCATCAATCACACAGAACCAAG TGTTCTGAACAATTATCTGATCTGGAACCTGGTGCAGAAGACAACTTCCAGCCTGGACCGACGCTTTGAGTCTGCACAAGAGAAGCTGCTGGAAACCCTATATGGCACCAAGAAG TCCTGCATGCCGAGATGGCAGACCTGCATCTCCAACACAGATGATGCCCTTGGCTTCGCTTTGGGCTCCCTCTTTGTGAAGGCCACATTTGACGGGCAAAGCAAGGAAATT GCAGAGGGGATGATCAGTGAGATTCGGACTGCCTTTGAAGAGGCCCTGGGACAGCTAGTTTGGATGGATGAGAAGACCCGCCAGGCAGCCAAGGAGAAA GCAGATGCCATCTATGATATGATTGGTTTCCCAGACTTCATCCTGGAGCCCAAAGAGCTGGATGATGTTTATGATGGG TACGAAGTCTCTgaagattctttcttccaaaACATGTTGAATTTGTACAACTTCTCTGCTAAGGTGATGGCTGACCAGCTCCGCAAGCCTCCTAGCCGAGACCA gTGGAGCATGACCCCCCAGACAGTGAATGCCTACTACCTTCCAACTAAGAATGAAATCGTCTTCCCTGCTGGCATCCTGCAGGCCCCCTTCTATGCCCACAACCACCCAAA GGCCCTGAATTTTGGTGGCATTGGTGTGGTAATGGGCCACGAGTTGACACATGCCTTTGATGACCAAG GGCGAGAGTATGACAAGGAAGGGAACCTGCGGCCTTGGTGGCAGAATGAGTCACTAGCAGCCTTCCGGAACCACACAGCCTGCATGGAGGAGCAGTACAACCAGTACCAGGTCAATGGGGAGAGACTCAATGGCCGCCAGACACTGGGGGAGAACATCGCTGACAATGGAGGGCTTAAGGCTGCCTATAAT GCTTACAATGGATGGCTGAGAAAGCACGGGGAGGAGCAGCGGCTGCCGGCTGTGGGGCTCACCAACCACCAGCTCTTCTTTGTGGGATTTGCCCAG GTGTGGTGCTCAGTTCGCACACCAGAGAGCTCTCATGAGGGGCTGGTGACCGACCCCCACAGCCCTGCCCGCTTCCGCGTGCTGGGCACTCTTTCCAACTCCCGTGACTTCCTGCAGCACTTCGGCTGCCCTGTTGGCTCCCCCATGAACCCAGGGCAGCTGTGTGAGGTGTGGTAG
- the ECE2 gene encoding endothelin-converting enzyme 2 isoform X2, protein MNVALQELSSRGNMMEYKQATLRDEDAPETPVEGGASPDAVEVGKGVPPFSPGPHPGLKPGIPRSSGLFWRLACPHLRSVSGFCARTLVGFQKGTRQLSRSHTQLELVLAGVSLLLAALLLGCFVALGIQYRRDPSHSTCLTEVCVRVAGKILESLDRGVSPCEDFYQFSCGGWIRRNPLPDGRSRWNTFNNLWDQNQAILKHLLENATFNSSSEAEQKTQRFYLSCLQVERIEELGAQPLRDLINKIGGWNITGPWDQDNFMEVLKAVAGTYRATPFFTVYISADSKSSNSNVIQVDQSGLFLPSRDYYLNRTANEKVLTAYLDYMEELGMLLGGRPASTREQMQQVLELEIQLANITVPQDQRRDEEKIYHKMSISELQALAPFMDWLEFLSFLLSPLELGDSEPVVVYGTDYLQQVSELINHTEPSVLNNYLIWNLVQKTTSSLDRRFESAQEKLLETLYGTKKSCMPRWQTCISNTDDALGFALGSLFVKATFDGQSKEIAEGMISEIRTAFEEALGQLVWMDEKTRQAAKEKADAIYDMIGFPDFILEPKELDDVYDGYEVSEDSFFQNMLNLYNFSAKVMADQLRKPPSRDQWSMTPQTVNAYYLPTKNEIVFPAGILQAPFYAHNHPKALNFGGIGVVMGHELTHAFDDQGREYDKEGNLRPWWQNESLAAFRNHTACMEEQYNQYQVNGERLNGRQTLGENIADNGGLKAAYNAYNGWLRKHGEEQRLPAVGLTNHQLFFVGFAQVWCSVRTPESSHEGLVTDPHSPARFRVLGTLSNSRDFLQHFGCPVGSPMNPGQLCEVW, encoded by the exons ATGAACGTCGCGCTGCAGGAGCTGAGCAGCCGCGGCAAC ATGATGGAGTACAAACAGGCCACGCTGAGGGATGAAGACGCACCCGAGACCCCCGTAGAGGGCGGGGCCTCCCCGGACGCCGTGGAGGTGGGCAAAGGGGTTCCCCCTTTCTCACCAGGCCCCCACCCTGGCCTGAAGCCTGGCATCCCCAGGAGCTCTGGGCTGTTCTGGAGGCTTGCCTGCCCCCACCTCCGCTCCGTCTCTGGCTTCTGCGCTAGGACTTTG GTAGGATTCCAGAAGGGGACAAGACAACTCTCACGCTCACACACACAGTTGGAGCTGGTCTTGGCAGGTGTCTCGCTACTGCTAGCCGCACTACTTCTGGGCTGCTTTGTGGCCCTGGGGATCCAGTACCGCAGAG ACCCATCCCACAGCACCTGCCTCACGGAGGTCTGTGTTCGAGTGGCTGGAAAAATCCTGGAGTCCCTGGACCGAGGGGTGAGCCCCTGTGAGGACTTTTACCAGTTCTCCTGTGGAGGCTGGATTAGGAGGAATCCCCTCCCGGATGGACGTTCTCGCTGGAACACCTTTAACAATCTCTGGGACCAGAACCAGGCCATACTGAAGCACCTGCTTG AAAACGCCACTTTCAACTCCAGCAGTGAAGCTGAGCAGAAGACTCAGCGCTTCTACCTGTCTTGCCTACAGGTAGAGCGCATTGAGGAACTGGGTGCCCAGCCACTGCGAGACCTCATTAACAAG ATCGGTGGTTGGAACATCACAGGGCCCTGGGACCAGGACAACTTCATGGAGGTGCTGAAAGCAGTAGCAGGGACCTACAGGGCCACCCCATTCTTCACCGTCTACATTAGTGCTGACTCTAAGAGTTCCAACAGCAATGTTATCCAG GTGGACCAGTCTGGGCTTTTTCTGCCCTCTCGAGATTACTACTTAAACAGAACTGCCAATGAGAAA GTGCTTACTGCCTACCTGGACTACATGGAGGAGCTGGGCATGTTGCTGGGTGGACGGCCAGCCTCCACACGGGAACAGATGCAGCAGGTGTTGGAGCTGGAGATACAACTGGCCAACATCACAGTGCCCCAGGACCAGCGACGTGATGAGGAGAAGATCTACCACAAGATGAGCATCTCGGAGCTGCAG GCTCTGGCGCCCTTCATGGACTGGCTTGAGTTCCTGTCTTTCTTGCTGTCACCGTTGGAGTTGGGTGACTCTGAGCCCGTGGTGGTGTATGGGACGGATTACTTGCAACAGGTGTCAGAGCTCATCAATCACACAGAACCAAG TGTTCTGAACAATTATCTGATCTGGAACCTGGTGCAGAAGACAACTTCCAGCCTGGACCGACGCTTTGAGTCTGCACAAGAGAAGCTGCTGGAAACCCTATATGGCACCAAGAAG TCCTGCATGCCGAGATGGCAGACCTGCATCTCCAACACAGATGATGCCCTTGGCTTCGCTTTGGGCTCCCTCTTTGTGAAGGCCACATTTGACGGGCAAAGCAAGGAAATT GCAGAGGGGATGATCAGTGAGATTCGGACTGCCTTTGAAGAGGCCCTGGGACAGCTAGTTTGGATGGATGAGAAGACCCGCCAGGCAGCCAAGGAGAAA GCAGATGCCATCTATGATATGATTGGTTTCCCAGACTTCATCCTGGAGCCCAAAGAGCTGGATGATGTTTATGATGGG TACGAAGTCTCTgaagattctttcttccaaaACATGTTGAATTTGTACAACTTCTCTGCTAAGGTGATGGCTGACCAGCTCCGCAAGCCTCCTAGCCGAGACCA gTGGAGCATGACCCCCCAGACAGTGAATGCCTACTACCTTCCAACTAAGAATGAAATCGTCTTCCCTGCTGGCATCCTGCAGGCCCCCTTCTATGCCCACAACCACCCAAA GGCCCTGAATTTTGGTGGCATTGGTGTGGTAATGGGCCACGAGTTGACACATGCCTTTGATGACCAAG GGCGAGAGTATGACAAGGAAGGGAACCTGCGGCCTTGGTGGCAGAATGAGTCACTAGCAGCCTTCCGGAACCACACAGCCTGCATGGAGGAGCAGTACAACCAGTACCAGGTCAATGGGGAGAGACTCAATGGCCGCCAGACACTGGGGGAGAACATCGCTGACAATGGAGGGCTTAAGGCTGCCTATAAT GCTTACAATGGATGGCTGAGAAAGCACGGGGAGGAGCAGCGGCTGCCGGCTGTGGGGCTCACCAACCACCAGCTCTTCTTTGTGGGATTTGCCCAG GTGTGGTGCTCAGTTCGCACACCAGAGAGCTCTCATGAGGGGCTGGTGACCGACCCCCACAGCCCTGCCCGCTTCCGCGTGCTGGGCACTCTTTCCAACTCCCGTGACTTCCTGCAGCACTTCGGCTGCCCTGTTGGCTCCCCCATGAACCCAGGGCAGCTGTGTGAGGTGTGGTAG
- the ECE2 gene encoding endothelin-converting enzyme 2 isoform X5 translates to MNVALQELSSRGNVGFQKGTRQLSRSHTQLELVLAGVSLLLAALLLGCFVALGIQYRRDPSHSTCLTEVCVRVAGKILESLDRGVSPCEDFYQFSCGGWIRRNPLPDGRSRWNTFNNLWDQNQAILKHLLENATFNSSSEAEQKTQRFYLSCLQVERIEELGAQPLRDLINKIGGWNITGPWDQDNFMEVLKAVAGTYRATPFFTVYISADSKSSNSNVIQVDQSGLFLPSRDYYLNRTANEKVLTAYLDYMEELGMLLGGRPASTREQMQQVLELEIQLANITVPQDQRRDEEKIYHKMSISELQALAPFMDWLEFLSFLLSPLELGDSEPVVVYGTDYLQQVSELINHTEPSVLNNYLIWNLVQKTTSSLDRRFESAQEKLLETLYGTKKSCMPRWQTCISNTDDALGFALGSLFVKATFDGQSKEIAEGMISEIRTAFEEALGQLVWMDEKTRQAAKEKADAIYDMIGFPDFILEPKELDDVYDGYEVSEDSFFQNMLNLYNFSAKVMADQLRKPPSRDQWSMTPQTVNAYYLPTKNEIVFPAGILQAPFYAHNHPKALNFGGIGVVMGHELTHAFDDQGREYDKEGNLRPWWQNESLAAFRNHTACMEEQYNQYQVNGERLNGRQTLGENIADNGGLKAAYNAYNGWLRKHGEEQRLPAVGLTNHQLFFVGFAQVWCSVRTPESSHEGLVTDPHSPARFRVLGTLSNSRDFLQHFGCPVGSPMNPGQLCEVW, encoded by the exons ATGAACGTCGCGCTGCAGGAGCTGAGCAGCCGCGGCAAC GTAGGATTCCAGAAGGGGACAAGACAACTCTCACGCTCACACACACAGTTGGAGCTGGTCTTGGCAGGTGTCTCGCTACTGCTAGCCGCACTACTTCTGGGCTGCTTTGTGGCCCTGGGGATCCAGTACCGCAGAG ACCCATCCCACAGCACCTGCCTCACGGAGGTCTGTGTTCGAGTGGCTGGAAAAATCCTGGAGTCCCTGGACCGAGGGGTGAGCCCCTGTGAGGACTTTTACCAGTTCTCCTGTGGAGGCTGGATTAGGAGGAATCCCCTCCCGGATGGACGTTCTCGCTGGAACACCTTTAACAATCTCTGGGACCAGAACCAGGCCATACTGAAGCACCTGCTTG AAAACGCCACTTTCAACTCCAGCAGTGAAGCTGAGCAGAAGACTCAGCGCTTCTACCTGTCTTGCCTACAGGTAGAGCGCATTGAGGAACTGGGTGCCCAGCCACTGCGAGACCTCATTAACAAG ATCGGTGGTTGGAACATCACAGGGCCCTGGGACCAGGACAACTTCATGGAGGTGCTGAAAGCAGTAGCAGGGACCTACAGGGCCACCCCATTCTTCACCGTCTACATTAGTGCTGACTCTAAGAGTTCCAACAGCAATGTTATCCAG GTGGACCAGTCTGGGCTTTTTCTGCCCTCTCGAGATTACTACTTAAACAGAACTGCCAATGAGAAA GTGCTTACTGCCTACCTGGACTACATGGAGGAGCTGGGCATGTTGCTGGGTGGACGGCCAGCCTCCACACGGGAACAGATGCAGCAGGTGTTGGAGCTGGAGATACAACTGGCCAACATCACAGTGCCCCAGGACCAGCGACGTGATGAGGAGAAGATCTACCACAAGATGAGCATCTCGGAGCTGCAG GCTCTGGCGCCCTTCATGGACTGGCTTGAGTTCCTGTCTTTCTTGCTGTCACCGTTGGAGTTGGGTGACTCTGAGCCCGTGGTGGTGTATGGGACGGATTACTTGCAACAGGTGTCAGAGCTCATCAATCACACAGAACCAAG TGTTCTGAACAATTATCTGATCTGGAACCTGGTGCAGAAGACAACTTCCAGCCTGGACCGACGCTTTGAGTCTGCACAAGAGAAGCTGCTGGAAACCCTATATGGCACCAAGAAG TCCTGCATGCCGAGATGGCAGACCTGCATCTCCAACACAGATGATGCCCTTGGCTTCGCTTTGGGCTCCCTCTTTGTGAAGGCCACATTTGACGGGCAAAGCAAGGAAATT GCAGAGGGGATGATCAGTGAGATTCGGACTGCCTTTGAAGAGGCCCTGGGACAGCTAGTTTGGATGGATGAGAAGACCCGCCAGGCAGCCAAGGAGAAA GCAGATGCCATCTATGATATGATTGGTTTCCCAGACTTCATCCTGGAGCCCAAAGAGCTGGATGATGTTTATGATGGG TACGAAGTCTCTgaagattctttcttccaaaACATGTTGAATTTGTACAACTTCTCTGCTAAGGTGATGGCTGACCAGCTCCGCAAGCCTCCTAGCCGAGACCA gTGGAGCATGACCCCCCAGACAGTGAATGCCTACTACCTTCCAACTAAGAATGAAATCGTCTTCCCTGCTGGCATCCTGCAGGCCCCCTTCTATGCCCACAACCACCCAAA GGCCCTGAATTTTGGTGGCATTGGTGTGGTAATGGGCCACGAGTTGACACATGCCTTTGATGACCAAG GGCGAGAGTATGACAAGGAAGGGAACCTGCGGCCTTGGTGGCAGAATGAGTCACTAGCAGCCTTCCGGAACCACACAGCCTGCATGGAGGAGCAGTACAACCAGTACCAGGTCAATGGGGAGAGACTCAATGGCCGCCAGACACTGGGGGAGAACATCGCTGACAATGGAGGGCTTAAGGCTGCCTATAAT GCTTACAATGGATGGCTGAGAAAGCACGGGGAGGAGCAGCGGCTGCCGGCTGTGGGGCTCACCAACCACCAGCTCTTCTTTGTGGGATTTGCCCAG GTGTGGTGCTCAGTTCGCACACCAGAGAGCTCTCATGAGGGGCTGGTGACCGACCCCCACAGCCCTGCCCGCTTCCGCGTGCTGGGCACTCTTTCCAACTCCCGTGACTTCCTGCAGCACTTCGGCTGCCCTGTTGGCTCCCCCATGAACCCAGGGCAGCTGTGTGAGGTGTGGTAG